A region of Allocoleopsis franciscana PCC 7113 DNA encodes the following proteins:
- the ptsP gene encoding phosphoenolpyruvate--protein phosphotransferase, whose protein sequence is MVGIVIVSHSKKLADGVQELAQQMVQGAIRSAVAAGIDDPENPFGTDAMQIYQAIESVYTDEGVIVLMDLGSAILSAEMALEFLPEHQRDRVRLCEAPLVEGTLAAAVQAANGANIEQVLVEARGALTAKTAQLLGVRSEESPELNVGSCNLSSQVQPSTLTGQATQEIHLTVQNQMGLHARPAAKFVAIACRFQSQITVQNVTASSQFVNGKSINQVITLGVHQGDEIAIAATGSDATAAIAALQRLVLSNFGEATSGALAATPVPETLTTANSQLWGIPASPGIAIGPIVLYQPVVAEVTEHLGDNPHESWEQLQDAIATACQELQTLRHQVAEQVGEEEAAIFDAHLLCLSDPAIVEAARQRIFDYTLDAVSAWKVVVARTVRSYEALKDPYLKARAADVRDVGLRVLRLLTGVTSTPLDFTQPAILVATDLTPSETAHLNPHKVLGICTIAGGATSHSGILARSLGIPAVVGVDVELLSLEDGTLIALDGETGQVWVQPEDAELRDLQTKRDRQRYIQQEQRTAAQQPAVTQDGRLIQIVANIGGIADARVALANGAEGVGLLRSEFLYFDRESSPTEEEQVEQYEAIASMLSPRPLIIRTLDIGGDKPLSYLNLASEPNPFLGWRGIRFLLDSPDVLKTQLRAILRATHHYPIKVMFPMIACLREIRAAKEILATAQAELYRAGIPFNESMEVGMMVEVPAAVAMAEKLAAEVDFFSIGTNDLSQYVMASDRTNPKVATLADAFEPAVLRMIQQTIQAARQAGIGVGVCGELASLPLATPILVGLGVDELSMNPPSIGAIKAAVGRLSIEEAQAIARDVLQLDSSEAVREYVAQKAGRLII, encoded by the coding sequence ATGGTGGGAATTGTTATCGTATCTCACAGCAAAAAGCTGGCAGATGGAGTTCAGGAACTCGCGCAGCAAATGGTTCAAGGTGCAATCAGAAGCGCCGTTGCAGCCGGAATTGATGACCCAGAAAATCCCTTTGGCACCGATGCAATGCAGATTTATCAAGCGATTGAGTCGGTTTACACAGATGAAGGGGTGATTGTTTTAATGGATTTGGGCAGTGCGATTCTGAGCGCGGAAATGGCCTTGGAGTTTCTGCCAGAACACCAACGGGATAGGGTAAGACTGTGCGAAGCGCCTTTAGTGGAAGGAACCCTCGCCGCTGCCGTTCAGGCCGCCAATGGCGCTAACATTGAGCAAGTCCTCGTTGAAGCACGAGGGGCGCTAACGGCAAAAACGGCTCAATTGTTGGGGGTTAGGAGTGAGGAATCACCAGAGTTGAACGTTGGCAGTTGTAACCTATCTTCCCAAGTTCAACCTTCAACCCTAACAGGGCAAGCGACGCAAGAAATCCATCTTACTGTGCAAAATCAGATGGGGCTTCATGCTCGTCCTGCGGCTAAATTTGTTGCCATTGCGTGTCGATTTCAGTCTCAGATCACTGTGCAAAACGTGACGGCAAGTAGCCAATTCGTTAATGGTAAAAGTATTAATCAGGTGATCACGCTGGGTGTGCATCAAGGAGATGAAATCGCGATCGCCGCCACAGGTTCCGATGCCACAGCCGCTATAGCCGCTTTGCAGCGACTCGTCCTCTCCAACTTTGGCGAAGCTACTTCTGGGGCGTTGGCTGCAACCCCTGTGCCCGAAACACTCACAACGGCAAACAGTCAACTCTGGGGTATCCCGGCGTCTCCCGGTATTGCCATTGGCCCGATAGTCTTGTATCAACCCGTTGTGGCAGAGGTGACAGAGCATCTAGGAGACAATCCTCATGAGTCATGGGAACAGTTGCAAGATGCGATCGCCACCGCTTGTCAAGAACTCCAGACATTGCGCCACCAAGTTGCAGAGCAAGTGGGAGAAGAAGAAGCGGCTATTTTCGATGCCCATCTGCTGTGCTTGTCCGATCCCGCGATCGTAGAAGCGGCACGTCAGCGAATTTTTGACTATACTCTGGATGCCGTATCGGCGTGGAAGGTAGTCGTTGCTCGTACTGTACGTTCCTACGAAGCGTTGAAAGATCCCTACTTAAAGGCACGCGCCGCTGATGTCAGGGATGTGGGGCTGCGAGTACTACGGCTGCTAACGGGCGTAACATCCACACCCCTAGATTTCACCCAGCCAGCGATTTTGGTTGCCACGGACTTAACGCCCTCGGAGACAGCACACTTAAACCCCCACAAAGTCTTAGGGATTTGTACGATCGCAGGCGGTGCAACTTCTCACAGTGGAATTTTAGCGCGATCGCTCGGTATTCCTGCCGTAGTGGGCGTCGATGTCGAATTGTTGAGTTTGGAGGATGGCACCCTAATCGCCCTAGATGGAGAAACCGGTCAGGTGTGGGTGCAACCGGAAGACGCCGAATTGAGAGACTTACAGACTAAACGCGATCGACAGCGATACATACAACAGGAACAAAGAACAGCCGCACAGCAACCCGCCGTAACTCAAGATGGGCGGCTGATTCAAATTGTGGCAAACATTGGTGGAATCGCCGATGCGCGAGTGGCTTTGGCAAATGGTGCGGAGGGTGTGGGATTACTCAGGAGTGAGTTTCTCTATTTCGATCGCGAGAGTTCACCCACAGAGGAAGAACAGGTGGAACAATATGAAGCGATCGCCTCTATGTTATCGCCCCGTCCCCTGATTATCCGCACTTTAGATATCGGGGGAGACAAGCCACTTTCTTACTTGAATTTAGCCTCAGAACCCAATCCCTTCCTCGGATGGCGAGGCATTCGTTTTTTGTTGGATTCTCCCGATGTCCTGAAAACTCAACTCCGGGCAATTCTGCGAGCAACGCATCACTACCCGATCAAAGTCATGTTTCCCATGATTGCCTGCCTCAGGGAGATTCGCGCTGCTAAAGAGATTCTCGCCACCGCGCAGGCGGAACTGTATCGGGCGGGTATTCCCTTCAATGAATCTATGGAAGTGGGAATGATGGTAGAAGTCCCCGCCGCTGTGGCGATGGCAGAGAAATTGGCAGCAGAAGTGGATTTTTTCAGCATTGGCACGAATGATTTAAGCCAGTATGTGATGGCTAGCGATCGCACCAATCCCAAAGTCGCTACTCTCGCGGATGCCTTTGAACCTGCCGTGCTGCGAATGATTCAGCAGACAATCCAAGCGGCGCGTCAGGCTGGAATTGGGGTGGGGGTGTGTGGTGAATTAGCCTCATTGCCACTGGCTACACCAATTTTGGTTGGCTTGGGAGTGGATGAGTTGAGTATGAATCCGCCGTCCATTGGCGCTATCAAGGCGGCTGTGGGGCGGTTAAGCATCGAGGAAGCACAAGCGATCGCTCGTGACGTGTTGCAGTTGGATTCCTCTGAAGCCGTCCGAGAGTATGTCGCTCAGAAAGCTGGCAGGCTCATTATTTAG
- a CDS encoding NAD-dependent epimerase/dehydratase family protein — protein MTPKRILLTGASGCIGHYIAEALIQETEHELYLLVRNPDKLGFDYEARPGVTILQADLRQIERFADLLKTMNMAILAATAWGGQQETFDVNVVKTMRLMELLDPSVCEQVIYFSTASVLDRNNQILRESGQLGTEYIRSKYQCLVQLPKLAIAPKITTVFPTLVLGGDANKPYSHISSGIRDVVKWVDLIRWFKADASFHFIHGRDIAQVVRYLVDHPPEPAWFGEPDMQSTRRLVLGNAPLTVNQAVEEVCAYLGKKIYFRIPLSPWLADILIVLFRIQMAAWDRFSMSYRHFTYQNPINPATLGLEPYCKTLTDVLRISGIREAKNSGVVRSEPEVRENS, from the coding sequence ATGACCCCCAAGCGGATTCTCTTGACGGGTGCCAGTGGCTGTATTGGTCACTACATCGCCGAAGCCTTGATTCAGGAAACGGAACACGAGCTGTATCTGTTAGTCAGAAATCCAGATAAACTGGGTTTTGACTACGAAGCTCGTCCTGGTGTGACAATTTTACAAGCAGACTTGCGCCAGATTGAACGCTTTGCTGACTTGCTCAAGACGATGAACATGGCAATCCTGGCAGCAACCGCTTGGGGAGGACAACAGGAAACCTTTGACGTTAATGTTGTCAAAACTATGCGGTTAATGGAATTGCTTGACCCGTCCGTTTGTGAGCAAGTGATTTACTTTTCCACGGCGAGTGTTTTAGATCGGAATAATCAAATCCTCAGAGAATCCGGTCAACTGGGGACGGAATATATCCGTTCCAAGTACCAATGTTTAGTGCAGTTACCGAAATTAGCGATCGCTCCCAAAATTACCACTGTGTTTCCCACTTTAGTATTAGGAGGAGACGCCAACAAACCCTATTCCCATATCTCATCGGGGATTAGAGATGTGGTGAAATGGGTAGACCTGATTCGCTGGTTTAAAGCAGATGCCAGCTTTCATTTTATCCACGGACGAGATATTGCTCAGGTGGTGCGATATCTGGTTGATCATCCCCCCGAACCCGCTTGGTTTGGAGAACCTGATATGCAGTCAACCAGACGCTTGGTTTTGGGAAATGCGCCCTTAACCGTGAATCAGGCGGTAGAAGAAGTATGTGCCTATTTGGGTAAGAAAATTTACTTTCGCATCCCTTTATCCCCTTGGCTTGCCGACATTTTAATTGTCTTGTTCCGGATTCAAATGGCGGCATGGGATCGGTTTAGCATGAGCTATCGGCATTTTACCTATCAAAACCCGATCAATCCTGCAACTCTAGGTTTAGAACCTTATTGCAAGACTTTAACGGATGTTTTAAGAATCAGTGGTATTCGTGAAGCTAAAAATTCAGGGGTGGTGCGGTCAGAGCCAGAAGTAAGAGAAAATAGCTAA
- the hpsO gene encoding hormogonium polysaccharide biosynthesis glycosyltransferase HpsO: protein MRILVVSHSYVVDLNCEKLRALASLEPNLEVTVVVPCRWRPGGVQNKIIATQPRQEGCFRIVPISNFSENNQSLLTFGADIIPLLRQFRPQIIQVEQGAKALGYAQLISLNKLLGMQAKNLFFTWWNLPYQLKFPVSWLEAYNLQNTHGVIAGNQDAAEVLRQRGYQGAIKVMPQLGVDENRFCSQPQLELKSQLGIQSDDFVIGFVGRFVAEKGLLTLGKALVGLQGRSWKWLLLGRGPLQLDLMNKATEWGIKNQLIWVESVPHEEVPRYINVMDTLVLPSETNSQFKTLTAAGWKEQFGHVLIEAMASKVPVIGSNSGEIPHVIADAGLVFPEGNVAALQKCLQQLMEQPELAHHLAQLGYERAMIWYTNKALAKQQLDFYKKLLVT, encoded by the coding sequence ATGAGAATTCTAGTCGTCAGTCATTCCTATGTTGTTGACCTTAACTGCGAGAAATTAAGGGCATTAGCCAGCTTAGAACCTAACCTCGAAGTGACTGTCGTTGTGCCCTGTCGTTGGCGTCCCGGCGGCGTTCAAAACAAAATCATTGCAACTCAGCCGCGTCAAGAAGGCTGTTTTCGGATTGTTCCCATCTCTAACTTCAGTGAAAATAACCAGAGTTTGCTCACGTTTGGAGCCGATATCATCCCTTTATTACGTCAGTTTAGACCCCAAATCATTCAAGTTGAACAAGGAGCTAAAGCCTTAGGCTACGCTCAACTGATTTCTCTGAATAAATTATTGGGAATGCAAGCCAAAAATCTGTTCTTTACCTGGTGGAATCTCCCTTATCAACTGAAATTTCCTGTATCTTGGCTGGAAGCTTATAATCTCCAAAATACTCACGGTGTGATTGCTGGCAATCAAGATGCAGCAGAAGTGTTGCGACAACGTGGCTACCAGGGAGCGATTAAAGTGATGCCCCAGTTAGGTGTAGATGAAAATCGGTTTTGCTCCCAGCCCCAGCTAGAATTAAAAAGCCAATTGGGCATTCAATCTGATGATTTTGTAATAGGATTCGTCGGACGATTTGTGGCAGAAAAAGGCTTACTAACTTTAGGTAAAGCCCTTGTTGGTTTACAAGGACGCTCTTGGAAGTGGCTGCTGCTTGGACGTGGCCCTTTACAATTAGACCTAATGAATAAAGCGACTGAATGGGGCATCAAAAATCAGCTTATTTGGGTCGAAAGCGTTCCTCATGAGGAGGTACCTCGCTATATTAATGTCATGGATACTTTGGTGCTGCCTTCAGAAACAAATTCTCAATTTAAAACCCTAACAGCAGCAGGTTGGAAAGAGCAGTTTGGACATGTTCTCATTGAAGCCATGGCATCGAAAGTCCCCGTGATTGGTTCTAATTCTGGGGAAATTCCCCATGTTATTGCGGATGCGGGTTTAGTTTTTCCGGAAGGAAATGTAGCCGCGCTACAGAAGTGTTTGCAGCAACTCATGGAGCAACCTGAATTAGCCCATCATCTAGCTCAATTGGGTTATGAACGAGCCATGATTTGGTATACCAATAAAGCCTTAGCAAAACAACAATTAGATTTTTATAAAAAATTGTTAGTAACATAA
- a CDS encoding nuclear transport factor 2 family protein: MSKEAIEAVVSAYFAQMGTMNPEGWVDYFAEDAISYDPVGHPPTKIHEGFREFFGQLQGVFEQLEPTTEYICVAENEAAVKWTIQGKSKSGKSVSFEGITIFEFNEAGKIQTTRAYWNPALMIAQLRG, from the coding sequence ATGTCAAAAGAAGCCATTGAAGCCGTTGTTTCTGCTTACTTTGCCCAAATGGGAACCATGAATCCAGAAGGCTGGGTTGATTACTTTGCAGAGGATGCCATCAGTTACGACCCCGTGGGACATCCACCGACAAAAATCCATGAAGGATTTCGGGAATTTTTTGGGCAATTACAAGGTGTTTTTGAGCAACTAGAACCAACAACCGAGTATATTTGTGTGGCGGAGAATGAGGCAGCGGTAAAGTGGACAATTCAGGGGAAGAGCAAGAGTGGAAAATCGGTCTCTTTTGAAGGAATTACCATCTTCGAGTTCAATGAAGCAGGCAAGATTCAAACGACTCGTGCTTACTGGAATCCAGCCTTAATGATTGCTCAACTGAGAGGTTAG
- a CDS encoding aromatic ring-hydroxylating dioxygenase subunit alpha: MTVEIKTPQAAQPTATLPLAEQEEEFNWRQCWYPVTFVQDLPENRPYSFSLYDEPFVLFRNQDKKLICLTDRCPHRAAKLSDGQILDGKIECLYHGWQFGSEGQCLHIPQLPTDAKIPIKACVQSFKVIERQGMIWMWAGNAEAADEDRIPTIPKLGKPGFVYSDKITELSCDISYVIEHMLDPAHIHIAHHGNQGNREKAQPLEMEIIESSVEGFRGRFRETRLPDQTWRNLDFIVPSLAHLHFPIPEKGWFFGQAFYFFPLGKGRCRILTRSYRNFVTLPVKLMPRWWIHLKQNKILEEDLAQLLGQQQEVERLGQTIKQVYAPIETCDTFAIAYRQWVDRYGSSLPFYRGYTTSKVSQNTEDCQPNLMPIERSLRHTELCSSCHRAYQLSRSLKQTFVVIAIFLAALAIITDDSRNQLIVVLFSLSAVALAALAEKLKTKFERF; the protein is encoded by the coding sequence ATGACCGTTGAGATCAAAACCCCACAGGCAGCACAACCCACTGCCACTTTACCGCTAGCTGAACAGGAGGAAGAATTTAACTGGAGACAATGTTGGTATCCTGTTACCTTTGTGCAAGACTTGCCAGAAAATCGTCCTTATAGTTTTTCTCTCTACGATGAACCCTTTGTCCTATTTAGAAATCAGGATAAAAAATTGATCTGTTTAACAGATCGTTGCCCTCACCGTGCGGCTAAACTCTCCGATGGACAAATCCTCGACGGCAAAATTGAATGCTTATACCACGGATGGCAATTTGGCAGCGAGGGTCAATGTTTGCATATTCCTCAATTACCAACAGATGCCAAAATTCCGATTAAGGCTTGTGTACAATCCTTTAAAGTAATCGAACGTCAAGGCATGATTTGGATGTGGGCGGGAAACGCTGAAGCCGCTGATGAAGACAGGATTCCCACTATCCCGAAATTAGGCAAACCTGGATTTGTTTATTCCGATAAAATCACGGAACTTTCATGCGACATCAGCTATGTTATTGAACATATGCTAGATCCCGCTCATATTCACATCGCCCATCATGGCAATCAAGGGAATCGGGAAAAAGCCCAACCGTTAGAAATGGAAATCATTGAAAGTTCGGTTGAGGGATTTCGGGGCAGGTTTCGTGAAACTCGACTCCCCGATCAAACCTGGAGGAACCTTGATTTTATAGTGCCATCCCTCGCTCATTTACACTTTCCGATTCCAGAGAAAGGATGGTTTTTTGGACAGGCATTTTATTTCTTCCCTTTGGGTAAGGGAAGATGCCGCATTCTCACGCGAAGCTATCGTAATTTTGTCACGTTGCCCGTTAAACTGATGCCCCGCTGGTGGATTCATTTAAAACAGAACAAAATTTTAGAAGAAGACTTGGCACAACTGCTAGGACAACAGCAAGAAGTTGAGCGGCTGGGTCAAACAATCAAGCAAGTGTATGCTCCTATTGAGACATGTGATACCTTTGCGATCGCCTATCGTCAGTGGGTCGATCGATATGGATCTTCTTTGCCCTTTTATCGCGGATATACTACCTCAAAAGTTAGCCAGAATACAGAGGATTGCCAGCCCAATTTGATGCCGATAGAGCGGTCTTTGCGACATACTGAACTCTGTAGTTCTTGCCATCGAGCCTATCAGCTCAGCAGGAGTTTGAAACAAACTTTTGTGGTGATTGCTATTTTTCTAGCCGCTTTGGCTATAATCACTGACGATTCTAGAAATCAACTGATTGTTGTTTTATTCTCTCTATCTGCGGTTGCTCTAGCAGCTTTAGCTGAGAAGTTAAAAACTAAGTTTGAGCGCTTCTAG
- the hemE gene encoding uroporphyrinogen decarboxylase translates to MTGGTQIPYLLRAARGEQLDRPPVWMMRQAGRYMKAYRDLRDKYPSFRDRSEIAEIAIEVSLQPWKAFQPDGVILFSDILTPLPGLGIPFDIIESKGPIIDPPIRSQEQLDKLHPLELDKLSFVGEILQALRREVGNQSTVLGFVGAPWTLAAYAIEGKSSKNYSIIKGMAFSEPTMLHQFLGLLADAIATYVRYQIDNGAQVVQMFDSWAGQLSPQDYDTFALPYQQRVVQQVKQTHPDTPMILYISGSAGVLERMAKSGVDIVSLDWTVDMAEGRQRLGWDVNVQGNMDPGALFGSQDFIRDRILDTIRKAGKKGHIFNLGHGVLPGTPEDNVRFFFETAKQADQLLAVPSY, encoded by the coding sequence GGCAGGCGGGTCGATATATGAAAGCTTATCGGGATTTACGGGATAAATATCCAAGTTTCCGCGACCGCTCGGAAATTGCAGAAATTGCGATTGAAGTTTCCCTGCAACCCTGGAAGGCGTTTCAGCCCGATGGGGTGATTTTGTTTTCCGATATTCTCACTCCGCTGCCAGGGCTGGGTATTCCCTTCGACATTATCGAAAGCAAAGGGCCAATTATTGACCCCCCGATTCGCTCCCAAGAACAGCTTGACAAATTGCATCCTTTAGAGTTAGACAAACTCTCGTTTGTGGGAGAGATTTTGCAGGCGTTGCGGCGGGAAGTGGGCAATCAAAGCACGGTTCTGGGTTTTGTCGGTGCTCCTTGGACGCTAGCCGCTTATGCCATTGAGGGGAAAAGCTCCAAAAATTACTCGATTATTAAAGGCATGGCGTTCTCAGAACCCACCATGCTGCATCAGTTTCTGGGGTTATTAGCCGATGCGATCGCCACTTATGTGCGCTATCAAATTGATAATGGTGCTCAGGTCGTGCAAATGTTTGATTCTTGGGCCGGTCAACTCAGTCCCCAAGACTATGACACCTTCGCCTTACCCTATCAGCAACGAGTGGTACAGCAAGTCAAACAAACCCATCCCGATACACCCATGATTCTCTACATCAGCGGAAGCGCTGGCGTACTGGAACGAATGGCCAAATCGGGCGTCGATATTGTCAGCTTAGACTGGACAGTGGATATGGCGGAAGGGCGGCAACGATTGGGCTGGGATGTTAACGTGCAGGGCAATATGGACCCCGGTGCCCTATTTGGGTCGCAAGACTTTATCCGCGATCGCATCCTCGATACAATTCGGAAAGCCGGCAAAAAAGGTCATATCTTTAACCTTGGTCACGGCGTCTTACCGGGAACCCCCGAAGACAATGTGAGATTCTTCTTTGAAACTGCCAAACAAGCCGATCAATTACTCGCTGTTCCTAGCTATTAG
- the hpsN gene encoding hormogonium polysaccharide biosynthesis glycosyltransferase HpsN: MNWPLISVIIPTYGREEPLRDTLEDVLQQDYPAFEVLVVDQSPTHQPETQSYLEQLANNHKIQWFRVAWASLPGARNYAVRRASGEIVLFIDDDVQMPIGCLKAHARNYHRSEIGAVAGRVFDRMKLTEKGDWGLGSGGKEYTETNAALGTQPGNIAELTPIPITHSQSQIEDLPPEAMDPGIAWYYIDLVHTVKPQRVISARGCNMSFRREVFTQHGLLFDERFRGSAVREESDFCLRLRRTGYQIWYDPDAYLVHLGEETGGCHDISMRSLQYQLSFYHNHFLMALKNLTPFEQLRLYSRLFDCHVLGHPPCYKSSSPIKIISRGAFYSLGFLNALCTLIQSSWNRGQIYTQSDELSVES, translated from the coding sequence GTGAATTGGCCTTTGATTTCGGTAATTATCCCCACTTACGGACGGGAAGAACCCTTACGCGATACGCTCGAAGATGTACTCCAGCAAGATTATCCAGCCTTTGAAGTCTTAGTCGTCGATCAATCCCCCACTCATCAACCCGAAACCCAGTCCTATTTGGAGCAACTGGCTAATAACCACAAGATTCAGTGGTTCCGCGTAGCGTGGGCGAGTTTACCGGGAGCACGCAATTATGCGGTACGACGGGCGTCAGGGGAAATTGTTCTATTTATCGATGATGATGTGCAAATGCCTATCGGATGTCTAAAAGCTCATGCTCGTAACTATCATCGCTCTGAAATTGGGGCTGTGGCAGGGCGAGTGTTTGACCGCATGAAGTTGACGGAAAAAGGGGACTGGGGATTGGGGAGTGGCGGCAAGGAATACACAGAAACAAACGCCGCGTTGGGGACACAACCAGGGAACATCGCAGAGTTGACCCCAATTCCAATAACCCATTCCCAATCCCAAATTGAGGACTTACCCCCGGAAGCGATGGACCCTGGCATTGCCTGGTACTATATTGATTTAGTTCACACCGTTAAGCCTCAGCGTGTCATTTCCGCGAGAGGCTGCAATATGTCCTTCCGTCGTGAAGTTTTCACTCAACATGGACTGCTGTTTGATGAACGATTTCGGGGGAGTGCGGTACGGGAGGAGTCAGATTTTTGTTTGCGATTGCGCCGCACAGGGTATCAAATCTGGTATGACCCCGACGCCTATTTAGTGCACTTAGGGGAAGAGACTGGTGGCTGTCATGATATTAGTATGCGATCGCTCCAGTACCAGCTCAGCTTCTATCACAACCACTTTCTGATGGCACTCAAAAACCTCACCCCCTTTGAGCAGCTACGCTTGTATAGTCGCTTGTTTGACTGCCACGTTTTAGGACATCCGCCCTGTTACAAAAGTAGCTCTCCGATCAAAATTATCAGCCGTGGCGCTTTCTATAGCTTAGGCTTTCTCAACGCTCTGTGTACTCTCATTCAATCTAGTTGGAACAGGGGTCAAATCTACACTCAATCGGATGAATTAAGCGTTGAAAGTTAA
- a CDS encoding DUF427 domain-containing protein yields MNTRRIEPQPGQESVWDYPRPPRLEDSPKHLQIVFNGVTLADTHRAKRVLETSHPPVYYIPPEDIQMEYLVVVTANQGSFCEWKGRAIYYSVVVGEKQAVNAAWSYPNPTPTFAGIKDYLAFYAHLMDACYVDGEQVQPQPGNFYGGWITQDIVGPFKGGAGTWGW; encoded by the coding sequence ATGAATACTCGCCGCATTGAACCCCAACCCGGACAAGAATCGGTCTGGGATTATCCGCGTCCACCCCGCTTAGAAGACTCACCCAAACATCTCCAAATCGTATTTAATGGAGTTACTTTAGCAGATACCCATCGGGCTAAACGTGTATTAGAAACTAGCCATCCGCCTGTTTACTACATTCCTCCTGAAGATATTCAGATGGAGTATTTAGTAGTAGTAACCGCTAATCAAGGGTCATTTTGTGAGTGGAAGGGTCGGGCGATTTACTATAGTGTTGTCGTTGGTGAAAAACAGGCGGTCAATGCGGCTTGGTCTTATCCCAATCCCACACCGACTTTTGCTGGGATTAAAGATTATTTAGCATTCTACGCCCATCTGATGGATGCCTGTTATGTTGATGGCGAACAAGTGCAACCGCAGCCGGGAAATTTTTACGGCGGTTGGATTACTCAAGACATTGTCGGGCCGTTTAAAGGGGGTGCTGGAACGTGGGGTTGGTAA